GCTGATGTCGTAGAATCTCCGTACCACCCATTCATGGTGGAAATGGACGAAGGCTTGGTAAACGTCCGGATCCAGCGTTTTCTCATGCGTCATCAACAGCAGCGGATATGATTCCCCTTCCGCCGTATAAGGCGGATGGATGTAGTCGAACTGGGGGTTGGGCACAAAACCGTGCCGCCGGTAGAATCCCAGCCGGCGCCGTGAAATTTCGTCCTCCGGAGGGTCAATTTCCAGAATGACCTTGTGCGGAAAGGCGTCCCGCAGCTCCTCCAGAATCCTCTGCCCCGCCCCCTGACCGCGCAGGGAGGCACTCACGGCGAAATA
This genomic stretch from Akkermansia biwaensis harbors:
- a CDS encoding GNAT family N-acetyltransferase, with product MKPETLTKRRVTGADDPLFVKSLDIYRTSFPLHEQRRVQDFPLAFEDPGFYYEVFLDEAGRVAAILVTWRRQEFVYLEYFAVSASLRGQGAGQRILEELRDAFPHKVILEIDPPEDEISRRRLGFYRRHGFVPNPQFDYIHPPYTAEGESYPLLLMTHEKTLDPDVYQAFVHFHHEWVVRRFYDISSRPE